The genomic segment TGAGCGCGGTCTGCGGCGCACCGGCGGCGCCCTCCTGGCGGCTGCTGAGGGCAACGATGGGTTACGGCGGCTGGATCTACGCCGCCAATCTCATTGGCCACTTTGCGGCGCGGATCGACTTTTTCATCGTGACGGCGCTCGCCGGCATCCAGGCGGGCGGCGTGTACTCCGTCGCGATGGGATTGACGTCGCCGATCACGATCATCGTCTCGTCGGTCAACAGCATATTTTACCCCCGCACTACGGGCGAGACGGACGATGAGACGCGGCGAACGACGCCCTTCTTCTATCGCCAGATGTTGCTTTTGCTGCTGGTCACGGCGGCCGGAGTGGCGCTGTTAGCGCGGCCGGTGCTGGGCATTTTCGGTCCCGGATTCCTCGCCGGTCACGCGGCGCTGCTGTACCTGTTGACGGCAGCGGTCTTTCGGGGTGTCAACGGCATTCTCACTTCGCATTTGCTTGGGCGCGGGTATCCGCACGTCAAAACGATCTTGACCTCAGTGATGCTGGCGCTGATGGCGCTGGGCTGCTGGCTGTTGATTCCGGCGCTGGGCATGAAAGGCGCGGCGATATCGGCGGCCGCCTCCGGGGCAGTGGAGAACACCGTCCTGCTCGTGCTCTACGCTCGTGTCGGCGGCGGCGAGGTGCGCGAGCTCTACAACTTCCGCCGCGGCGACTTCGTGGCGATTATTGTGGAGGGGCGGAGTTTCCTGAAGCGGTTGGGTGATGGTTGGGGCAAACGGGGAGCTTAAAGGTCCTCGTCCTCAAACGCGCTGAAGATCGACACGGCGCGCGACTCGATCTGGTAGATTTCCTCTAATCTGCCGGCGGCGCCGTTGAGCTTGCCGGTTTTGGCGGCGGAAGCAATTTCGCTCCAGAGTTGGGCGGCCTGCTCGTAGAGCCCGGCCGACAACTCGTAAATCGGGCGCGCATAGATTTGTCCGGCCTGATCGAGAAACTCGGCGAACATCTTGCGCGAGAGCCCGCCGCCGGTGCCCGCTTTTTCGATTTGCTGGTACA from the Candidatus Zixiibacteriota bacterium genome contains:
- a CDS encoding oligosaccharide flippase family protein; the encoded protein is MLILGTQGLALLAVFAINVLISRAFGEAGKGAVALLINSAEVMVIFAHLALGTSSQYFVGKQLASPRQLSGNFLFFPIMLLLALLSLAGLTWPLWSAQVPASAWVVIGPAIPLALLMLIYEPSCQLLIAIGRVGLRSVLVLVQNGLVLLAVLLAVLALPFGVQSVIWGYVAAFALTVALVLRQMSAVCGAPAAPSWRLLRATMGYGGWIYAANLIGHFAARIDFFIVTALAGIQAGGVYSVAMGLTSPITIIVSSVNSIFYPRTTGETDDETRRTTPFFYRQMLLLLLVTAAGVALLARPVLGIFGPGFLAGHAALLYLLTAAVFRGVNGILTSHLLGRGYPHVKTILTSVMLALMALGCWLLIPALGMKGAAISAAASGAVENTVLLVLYARVGGGEVRELYNFRRGDFVAIIVEGRSFLKRLGDGWGKRGA
- a CDS encoding DUF4872 domain-containing protein — its product is YQQIEKAGTGGGLSRKMFAEFLDQAGQIYARPIYELSAGLYEQAAQLWSEIASAAKTGKLNGAAGRLEEIYQIESRAVSIFSAFEDEDL